A single window of Montipora capricornis isolate CH-2021 chromosome 14, ASM3666992v2, whole genome shotgun sequence DNA harbors:
- the LOC138033758 gene encoding adhesion G-protein coupled receptor D1-like isoform X3 translates to MENVLMATVAFEEFTLQFADFHLSNSSAAVYLTSDKVDLQVKRAGSENKSDFYLEETKETNYIKMPSTDFQNGSLLLGVLYKDLHEMFTTSSTEGDPTNNTSQNLNTIIMSVTMRPQPASLQENVTLGFKNIQPATRRRECVFWNFFSEIGPASWSNQGCHVTFMDDSVTECSCNHLTHFAVLVQFDASSAGNKDSLITKTDEDILIVITRVGLVLSLIGITLTIICYVFFADVKTPLSQIRVSLVSSLGAGQIIFFAGIGATENRGGCVAVAAMIQYFLMAAFCWMLIEGIYLYLFLVKVYNVSNKMILCHGVSWGIPALMVILTLSIAAGKDGMDSFVSERYCWMSSSSGLIWIFVSFFVFIEVVNVAILARVIKEMTSIEQVKDNNAEQLRLGIRACVVLIPLLGVTWLFGLLSSTHKAFVYIFTILNTTQGFFIFLLHCVRNTEIRERLKRRLRVLAPLIFTDGKTRTFKRSSKVNESRDLSLRKIKIAPRSTTNKSPENLTEIC, encoded by the exons ATTTGCAAGTCAAGCGAGCAGGATCGGAAAACAAGAGCGACTTTTACCTTGAGGAAACAAAGGAGACAAATTACATCAAGATGCCATCAACggattttcaaaatg GATCATTGTTACTTGGAGTTCTTTACAAAGATCTTCATGAGATGTTTACAACATCTTCGACCGAAGGAGACCCGACAAACAACACCAG CCAGAACCTTAACACTATCATAATGTCCGTCACCATGCGTCCCCAGCCTGCTTCTCTACAAGAAAATGTCACTTtgggatttaaaaatattcaG CCCGCAACAAGGCGCAGGGAATGTGTGTTTTGGAACTTCTTTTCCGAAATCGG TCCTGCAAGTTGGTCAAACCAAGGCTGTCACGTGACTTTCATGGACGACTCCGTAACAGAATGCAGCTGTAATCATTTGACGCattttgccgttctcgtccaGTTTGACGCCAGTTCGGCTGGAAATAAAGACAGCCTGATAACGAAG ACGGACGAAGATATACTGATCGTCATCACAAGAGTGGGCTTAGTCCTGTCTTTGATCGGAATTACACTGACAATCATTTGCTATGTTTTCTTTGC AGACGTCAAAACACCTTTATCGCAGATTCGAGTAAGCCTCGTGTCCTCTCTTGGAGCAGgacaaatcatcttttttgcaGGAATTGGTGCGACAGAAAACAGG GGTGGATGCGTTGCGGTGGCAGCCATGATTCAATACTTCCTTATGGCTGCATTCTGTTGGATGTTAATCGAAGGAATTTAcctttatttgtttcttgtcaaAGTTTACAATGTCAGCAACAAGATGATACTTTGTCATGGAGTTTCCTGGG GTATTCCTGCTCTCATGGTTATTCTAACTTTAAGCATTGCTGCTGGAAAAGACGGAATGGACAGTTTTGTCAGTGAGAGATA ttgCTGGATGTCTTCTTCCAGTGGTCTGATATGGATATTTGTCTCATTCTTCGTTTTCATTGAAGTG GTAAACGTGGCGATTTTGGCGCGCGTTATCAAGGAAATGACTTCAATTGAGCAAGTGAAAGACAACAATGCAGAACAACTGAG GCTTGGTATCCGAGCATGCGTAGTGTTAATACCTCTCCTTGGAGTCACGTGGCTATTTGGCCTTCTTTCGTCAACGCACAAGGCTTTCGTTTACATTTTCACCATCTTAAATACTACTCAG ggtttcttcatttttctcctTCACTGTGTTCGAAACACTGAG ATCAGAGAAAGGCTGAAACGCAGACTCCGTGTCCTTGCCCCATTAATATTCACAGACGGAAAAACAAGAACGTTTAAAAGAAGCTCCAAAGTTAATGAATCCAGGGACTTGTCATTaaggaaaatcaaaatcgcGCCAAGAAGTACAACGAACAAGAGTCCTGAAAATTTGACGGAAATTTGCTAA
- the LOC138033758 gene encoding adhesion G-protein coupled receptor D1-like isoform X4, with protein MSFPSLDPVKLLWGSLLLGVLYKDLHEMFTTSSTEGDPTNNTSQNLNTIIMSVTMRPQPASLQENVTLGFKNIQPATRRRECVFWNFFSEIGPASWSNQGCHVTFMDDSVTECSCNHLTHFAVLVQFDASSAGNKDSLITKTDEDILIVITRVGLVLSLIGITLTIICYVFFADVKTPLSQIRVSLVSSLGAGQIIFFAGIGATENRGGCVAVAAMIQYFLMAAFCWMLIEGIYLYLFLVKVYNVSNKMILCHGVSWGIPALMVILTLSIAAGKDGMDSFVSERYCWMSSSSGLIWIFVSFFVFIEVVNVAILARVIKEMTSIEQVKDNNAEQLRLGIRACVVLIPLLGVTWLFGLLSSTHKAFVYIFTILNTTQGFFIFLLHCVRNTEIRERLKRRLRVLAPLIFTDGKTRTFKRSSKVNESRDLSLRKIKIAPRSTTNKSPENLTEIC; from the exons ATGTCCTTTCCTAGCCTTGACCCTGTAAAGCTACTGTGGG GATCATTGTTACTTGGAGTTCTTTACAAAGATCTTCATGAGATGTTTACAACATCTTCGACCGAAGGAGACCCGACAAACAACACCAG CCAGAACCTTAACACTATCATAATGTCCGTCACCATGCGTCCCCAGCCTGCTTCTCTACAAGAAAATGTCACTTtgggatttaaaaatattcaG CCCGCAACAAGGCGCAGGGAATGTGTGTTTTGGAACTTCTTTTCCGAAATCGG TCCTGCAAGTTGGTCAAACCAAGGCTGTCACGTGACTTTCATGGACGACTCCGTAACAGAATGCAGCTGTAATCATTTGACGCattttgccgttctcgtccaGTTTGACGCCAGTTCGGCTGGAAATAAAGACAGCCTGATAACGAAG ACGGACGAAGATATACTGATCGTCATCACAAGAGTGGGCTTAGTCCTGTCTTTGATCGGAATTACACTGACAATCATTTGCTATGTTTTCTTTGC AGACGTCAAAACACCTTTATCGCAGATTCGAGTAAGCCTCGTGTCCTCTCTTGGAGCAGgacaaatcatcttttttgcaGGAATTGGTGCGACAGAAAACAGG GGTGGATGCGTTGCGGTGGCAGCCATGATTCAATACTTCCTTATGGCTGCATTCTGTTGGATGTTAATCGAAGGAATTTAcctttatttgtttcttgtcaaAGTTTACAATGTCAGCAACAAGATGATACTTTGTCATGGAGTTTCCTGGG GTATTCCTGCTCTCATGGTTATTCTAACTTTAAGCATTGCTGCTGGAAAAGACGGAATGGACAGTTTTGTCAGTGAGAGATA ttgCTGGATGTCTTCTTCCAGTGGTCTGATATGGATATTTGTCTCATTCTTCGTTTTCATTGAAGTG GTAAACGTGGCGATTTTGGCGCGCGTTATCAAGGAAATGACTTCAATTGAGCAAGTGAAAGACAACAATGCAGAACAACTGAG GCTTGGTATCCGAGCATGCGTAGTGTTAATACCTCTCCTTGGAGTCACGTGGCTATTTGGCCTTCTTTCGTCAACGCACAAGGCTTTCGTTTACATTTTCACCATCTTAAATACTACTCAG ggtttcttcatttttctcctTCACTGTGTTCGAAACACTGAG ATCAGAGAAAGGCTGAAACGCAGACTCCGTGTCCTTGCCCCATTAATATTCACAGACGGAAAAACAAGAACGTTTAAAAGAAGCTCCAAAGTTAATGAATCCAGGGACTTGTCATTaaggaaaatcaaaatcgcGCCAAGAAGTACAACGAACAAGAGTCCTGAAAATTTGACGGAAATTTGCTAA